A genomic region of Kribbella sp. NBC_00382 contains the following coding sequences:
- a CDS encoding tetratricopeptide repeat protein, producing MSEDLTPELAATIDEAFSRRDRDNMQPTIDFFEDLLTKHPGNPYVLYEVGGSYDTAGQEEKALPYYEQALPGLTGDIKRRCLLQYGSTLRNLDRFDESLEVFKAASQEFPESDSLRVFKALTHHAAGHHDKALATLLLVIADRIDTPELKRYEAAIRGNAEYLANPHA from the coding sequence GTGAGCGAAGACCTGACGCCGGAACTGGCCGCGACCATCGACGAGGCGTTCTCCCGGCGGGACCGGGACAACATGCAGCCGACGATCGACTTCTTCGAGGACCTGCTGACCAAGCACCCGGGCAACCCGTATGTGCTCTACGAGGTCGGCGGCTCCTACGACACGGCCGGCCAGGAAGAGAAGGCACTCCCGTACTACGAGCAGGCGCTCCCCGGCCTGACCGGCGACATCAAACGCCGCTGCCTGCTCCAGTACGGCAGCACGCTGCGCAACCTCGACCGCTTCGACGAGTCGCTCGAGGTCTTCAAGGCCGCCAGCCAGGAATTCCCCGAATCCGACTCGCTCAGAGTCTTCAAAGCCCTCACCCACCACGCCGCCGGCCACCACGACAAGGCCCTGGCAACCCTGCTCCTCGTCATCGCCGACCGCATCGACACCCCCGAACTCAAACGCTACGAAGCCGCCATCCGAGGCAACGCCGAATACCTGGCCAACCCCCACGCCTAA
- a CDS encoding VOC family protein — protein MTEAAMTEAGWPRGIQAITVFVEDLAECKRFFGEVFGLPVVNEDEESALYAFGEIFVNLLVASAAPELIAPAPVGGADAGRRFQFTIPVDDVDALYAELAGRGVKFLNGPLDRPWGIRSAAFEDPAGHVWELAEPKPKPE, from the coding sequence ATGACTGAAGCAGCGATGACTGAAGCAGGGTGGCCGCGGGGGATCCAGGCGATCACGGTGTTCGTGGAGGACCTGGCCGAGTGCAAGCGGTTCTTCGGGGAGGTGTTCGGGCTGCCGGTGGTGAACGAGGACGAGGAGTCGGCGCTGTACGCGTTCGGGGAGATATTCGTGAACCTGCTGGTGGCGTCGGCGGCGCCCGAGCTGATCGCCCCGGCACCGGTCGGTGGCGCCGACGCGGGACGGCGCTTCCAGTTCACCATCCCGGTCGATGACGTCGATGCCCTGTACGCCGAACTGGCGGGGCGCGGCGTCAAGTTCCTAAACGGCCCGCTCGACCGTCCGTGGGGAATCCGCAGCGCCGCCTTCGAGGACCCAGCAGGCCACGTCTGGGAACTAGCCGAGCCGAAACCGAAGCCGGAGTAG